A single genomic interval of Corylus avellana chromosome ca10, CavTom2PMs-1.0 harbors:
- the LOC132163744 gene encoding fatty acid desaturase 4, chloroplastic-like: MVQKVIEPRLNPSPMVVTLTAPNPPILKDPTLTSTWSHRAWVASGCTAVLISLAKAIAGAAESNTWLELILAGLLGYILADLASGVYHWGIDNYGSASTPLFGTQIEAFQDHHKRPWRVTRIQFANILHVLARGVTLTVLPIDLACNDPTIHGFVAVCSGCIMFSLKFHAWAHTPKSQLPLPVVALQDAGLVVSGSKHAAHHLPPYDKNYCMVSGVWNEFLDKQRAFEALEKMLFFTLGVRPRSWSDHPSSSCMDQRDSDPLM, encoded by the coding sequence ATGGTACAGAAAGTCATTGAACCACGGCTGAATCCCTCACCAATGGTGGTCACACTCACAGCTCCTAATCCTCCCATTCTTAAAGACCCAACGTTAACATCAACATGGTCCCATCGTGCATGGGTAGCTAGTGGGTGCACCGCGGTGCTCATCTCTCTAGCAAAGGCAATAGCGGGTGCAGCCGAATCAAATACGTGGCTCGAGCTCATTTTAGCAGGCTTGCTTGGCTATATTTTAGCTGACCTTGCATCCGGAGTCTACCATTGGGGTATTGACAACTATGGCAGTGCATCAACTCCACTTTTTGGCACCCAAATAGAGGCATTCCAAGATCACCATAAGAGGCCATGGAGGGTCACGAGGATTCAATTTGCAAACATCCTACATGTGCTTGCTCGTGGCGTGACCTTAACCGTGCTCCCAATAGACCTTGCTTGTAATGACCCAACCATTCATGGGTTCGTTGCTGTGTGCTCAGGTTGCATTATGTTCAGCCTGAAATTTCATGCTTGGGCTCATACGCCAAAGAGCCAGCTTCCACTGCCTGTGGTTGCACTGCAAGATGCAGGACTTGTTGTGTCAGGTTCAAAACATGCTGCTCATCATCTTCCACCTTATGACAAAAACTATTGCATGGTTAGTGGTGTTTGGAATGAGTTTTTGGATAAGCAAAGGGCTTTTGAGGCATTGGAGAAGATGTTGTTCTTTACTCTTGGAGTGCGACCCCGCTCTTGGAGTGATCATCCCAGCTCTAGCTGCATGGACCAAAGAGACTCAGACCCCTTGATGTAG